The following is a genomic window from Plasmodium berghei ANKA genome assembly, chromosome: 9.
aattatatcataataGACAAATAAATGAGTTTAATTTTCCAgttttgtataaaaaagatgaaaaaaataaaaaatgtaattatTGTAAtcgaaataaatattatatatccCCCAAAAATTCAAGAGACGAAATAATAGAATGTGCAATACCGTCACATAATATAATCAacgaaaaagaaaataataaatatgaatatatcacaaaaaatataaaagaaccccggtcattaaaaaaaatgagtgttatattattatcatttaatattgctcttatacaaatattattattacctattatttcatattttcaatttttatttaatccAAGTAATAAcatatcatatttattatatattaaggATAGTCTTAGATGTTTTTCTGGGAATACAACAGAAAATAATGAGAATTGTAAATTTTctcttttaatttattgtgtatatataattgtaaatgttttatttaatttaagtGTTTCCTATTTTTATAGTAATTATTCTTCAGCAgaatgttttttaattttaaaatcatCAACACCCCTTACCTTAGTAGTTCTTTACTTCTATGATTTCCCATTTATATCAGATAGcgataaatatttttctatttattttattattagtatatttattgtttttactGGAGttagctattttttttatcaaaatattacaCCAGAAAAAGAGACGATAAAACCAGAGAGAAAagaataatttgttttcaaattctcaaaatataaaatcaaagaaacaaatttaataacCATTATATTTGAATTGCGATATATCTcgcatattttatttttttaacacattttttttaattatataaagtttatacaaattattgaatatttattacttCTTTATCTTTATCACAATTTTTCAAGGATGTGCAAACACACATCtgcatataaatacatCATACATTTATACATTTCCCAAATAACTATCACTTAATTAGTGTACATGTTTATAccattttaatttatatttatttttttgtctcAATTCAATTTAATGCCATACAAAAGTGAAAAGCGAAAAATTGAGAAAATcatgaaaaataaagaatggCATTTAAAAAGTAAGCATATCGAGCAacaagtaaaaataaaaaaagatgctgatttaaaaaaattcaaattttgaagaaaaaatgaaataacgAAATGGAATTTAAAATAGCTTATATTGGGAGAGTAGagtaatttaatttttttaaactagaataagtaaaaaaataaattttatttatgctAAATTGCCCATTTTAAGTTTGTATTTACTCCACTAACACatcaaacaaataaatgtgTGGCATTTACACATTTCCCATTcctgattttttttatggaaTACTTATGATATCTTCATATTGTGCTAAATCATATTGTTCAATAAGCTTAGTAAGGGATTTCTTAATATCAATTTCTGAATGATATTTTCTAAggttattaaaaatgtcgTCTTgatttgcatatttttcagTAGTTGTatgcaaatattttataatatctGAATCTATTTCATCCATTTGGTTATAATAAGAAtctaaatttatatgtgACCATGGTTTTTCTTGATTGTTTGTTCCATTTGacatattcatattttttaattttaataattttaaataacaatatataatatcggatgtaaaatatgtaaaataaGATACCCAATCATCaactttatttatatatgatatactTATTTGAACTTGTTCAGTTTTACTTTCAGGGGAATAAACACCACCAACTATTTTAACATGATCATTAACTTT
Proteins encoded in this region:
- a CDS encoding nucleic acid binding protein, putative, coding for MDMNFGFGNDSFFEQGNRSTDKEEVEEINKIESNEIGKENGKIDEEKELPKELCAPITIKLLLNKMMNSENFEIHDFQISGIIVFGKITNVKELASAIIFEICDYTGTIEAKYNKDAKNDKIKNHIENLKVNDHVKIVGGVYSPESKTEQVQISISYINKVDDWVSYFTYFTSDIIYCYLKLLKLKNMNMSNGTNNQEKPWSHINLDSYYNQMDEIDSDIIKYLHTTTEKYANQDDIFNNLRKYHSEIDIKKSLTKLIEQYDLAQYEDIISIP